The following is a genomic window from Janibacter sp. DB-40.
GCCAGGGCTTCGACATCCCGCTGCTCATCGGCGGCGCGACCACCTCCCGCGCGCACACGGCCGTCAAGGTCGACCAGCAGTACGACGGGCCCGTCGTGTGGGTCAAGGACGCCTCCCGGTCCGTCCCGGTGGTCAGCCAGCTCCTCTCGCGAACCGGCAAGGAGCCGTTGCTGGCCGAGGTCGGCGCCGACTACGACGCCCTGCGCAAGCGGCACGCGGCCAAGAACAACGACCGCCCGATGCTCACCCACGAGGAGGCGCAGGAGGCGCGCACCCCGATCGACTGGGGCCGGGAGCAGCCCCACCTGTCGGGCGTCTCCCCCACCCGCATGGTCTTCGCGGACTACGACCTCGCCGAGCTGCGGGAGTACTTCGACTGGCAGCCCTTCTTCAACGCCTGGGAGCTGAAGGGGTCCTTCCCCGACATCCTCAACAACCCGCAGACGGGTGAGGTGGCCCGCAAGCTCTACGACGAGGCGCAGGTGATGCTCGACCGCATCATCGAGGAGAAGTGGCTGACCGCCAAGGGAGTCATCGGGCTCTTCCCGGCCAACGCGGTCGGCGACGACATCGAGATCTACACCGACGAGTCGCGCTCCGAGGTCGCGCACACGCTGCACATGCTGCGCCAGCAGGGCAAGCACCGGCCGGGGGTGCCCAACCGCAGCCTGGCCGACTTCGTCGCGCCCAAGGACACCGGCCTCAAGGACTGGATCGGGGCCTTCGCCGTCACCGGTGGCATCGGCGCCGCGGAGAAGATCGCCGAGTTCAAGGCCGAGCACGACGACTACAACGCGATCCTCCTCGAGGCGCTGGCCGACCGCTTCGCCGAGGCCTTCGCCGAGCGGCTGCACGAGCGGGTGCGCAAGGAGTTCTGGGGTTACGCGACGGACGAGGACCTGGACAACGAGGCCCTGATCAAGGAGCGGTACGCCGGCATCCGACCGGCCCCGGGCTACCCCGCCTGTCCCGACCACACCGAGAAGAGGACGCTGTGGAAGCTCCTCGACGTCGACGAGATCGGCATCGAGCTGACCGAGGGGATGGCCATGTGGCCGGGGGCAGCGGTCTCCGGCTGGTACTTCGCCCACCCCGACAGCCAGTACTTCGTCGTCGGGCGCGTGGCCAGGGACCAGGTGGAGGACTACGCCGAGCGCAAGGGCTGGACGATGCCCGAGGCCGAGCGCTGGCTGGGCCCCAACCTCGGTTACGCGCCGGAGTGACTCCCGCCATCTCCCCCTCGCGGGCTGCGGACTTCAAGCAGTGCCCGCTGAAGTACCGCTACCGCACGATCGACCGACTTCAGGAGGCACCGTCACCGGCGGCCGTGCGCGGCACGCTCGTGCACGCAGTGCTCGAGGACATCTTCGACCTGCCTGCGCCCGAGCGCACGCCCGCGGCCGCACGGTCGCTCGTGCCCGGCCGGTGGCACGCGCTCGTGCAGGAGCGCCCGGAGCTGGCCGCGATGCTCGCCGACGACCAGTCGTCGACCCTCGAGTCGTGGTTCGCCCAGGCAGGGAAGCTCACCGACCGGTGGTTCACCCTCGAGGACCCCTCGCGGCTCGAGCCGGCTGACCGTGAGCTCAAGGTCGAGGTCGAGGTGGACGGGCTGCTCCTGCGCGGCATCATCGACCGTGTCGACGTGGCCCCGCAGGGGCAGGTACGGGTCGTCGACTACAAGACCGGCCGGACACCGGGCCCCGGCTTCGAGGGCAAGGCCCTGTTCCAGATGAAGTTCTACGGTCTGGTCATGTGGCACCGCACCGGTCGGGTGCCCGACCTGCTGCAGCTGGTCTACCTC
Proteins encoded in this region:
- a CDS encoding PD-(D/E)XK nuclease family protein, producing the protein MTPAISPSRAADFKQCPLKYRYRTIDRLQEAPSPAAVRGTLVHAVLEDIFDLPAPERTPAAARSLVPGRWHALVQERPELAAMLADDQSSTLESWFAQAGKLTDRWFTLEDPSRLEPADRELKVEVEVDGLLLRGIIDRVDVAPQGQVRVVDYKTGRTPGPGFEGKALFQMKFYGLVMWHRTGRVPDLLQLVYLGDGTVIRYEPDEGELLALERNVKAVWAAIEKAVADRDFRPRPSRLCGWCDFKPLCPSFGGTPPPMPDTSASI